The following coding sequences are from one Methanocorpusculum vombati window:
- a CDS encoding Tfx family DNA-binding protein, whose translation MKDTLLTDRQKEVIRYRKQGMTQQQIADRLGTSKANICTIEKSANENIRRAKETLEFLYTLDAADLCVLAAGTDLMEAPHLIYQAAAPLNIKIRYDSISLINRISSYMPEKIKGRHVREDIRVYLNTDGDLYFG comes from the coding sequence ATGAAAGATACTCTCCTTACCGATCGTCAGAAGGAAGTTATCAGATATCGCAAGCAAGGAATGACCCAGCAGCAGATCGCCGATCGTCTCGGGACATCAAAAGCAAACATCTGTACTATCGAAAAATCTGCCAACGAAAATATCCGGCGTGCCAAAGAAACCCTCGAATTTCTCTACACTCTCGATGCTGCAGACCTTTGTGTCCTTGCCGCAGGTACCGATCTCATGGAGGCTCCGCATCTCATCTATCAGGCAGCAGCCCCTCTGAACATAAAAATCCGGTATGACAGCATCTCCTTAATCAACCGCATCAGCTCCTACATGCCTGAAAAAATCAAAGGCCGGCATGTCAGAGAAGACATCCGGGTATATCTCAACACTGACGGCGATCTCTACTTTGGATAA
- a CDS encoding carboxypeptidase regulatory-like domain-containing protein — protein MSIKHLVAILLLASLLLCGIAAAEATSLTINVYDNSASHDPVKDAKVVIVKSGTSLEQTLYTTVDGIAKFASVEYKSTYSVTVTKDGFDDQKFSINVNSMEKEYTVYLQKSNLVQIKVLNPDKSTPVAGAAISIDGLRMGTTNSAGILHVSMEKGVYHNIQVTADSYETYSSSQYIETDQTSLTVTLSKSYFSPRILVYDKDNGMKPVSLATIIIDGKTIGTTDEYGRATLKDFTAGTYTLEVTKPNYNSYKKEVTFTEDSADVIVELTYAIVPLTVLVVDGNNPVTGAAIYIDNLVTGITDATGKFTKDMEPGKTILITASKDGYTTQSVSWSITAGQTNTVTIPISQNFPVALVGGVIVVIIIVVVVVFLVKGKGKSGNRGRRGSF, from the coding sequence ATGTCAATAAAACATCTGGTTGCTATCCTTCTGCTGGCATCCCTGTTACTCTGTGGAATAGCCGCAGCAGAAGCCACAAGCCTTACCATCAACGTCTATGACAACAGCGCATCACACGATCCCGTCAAAGATGCAAAGGTCGTCATCGTCAAAAGCGGAACAAGCCTGGAACAGACCCTGTACACCACCGTTGATGGAATCGCAAAGTTCGCCTCAGTCGAATACAAGTCCACCTATAGTGTAACCGTCACCAAGGATGGATTTGACGACCAGAAATTCTCCATCAATGTCAACTCGATGGAAAAAGAGTACACCGTCTATCTCCAGAAATCGAATCTGGTTCAGATCAAAGTTCTCAATCCCGACAAATCAACACCGGTTGCAGGTGCCGCCATCTCCATTGACGGACTCAGAATGGGAACCACTAACAGCGCAGGAATTCTCCATGTATCCATGGAAAAAGGTGTGTATCACAACATTCAGGTAACAGCCGACTCCTACGAAACCTACTCATCCTCACAGTACATCGAAACGGACCAGACCTCGCTTACCGTCACTCTTTCCAAATCCTACTTCTCCCCGAGAATCCTCGTCTATGATAAGGACAACGGCATGAAACCGGTCTCCCTTGCAACCATCATCATTGACGGAAAAACCATAGGAACCACCGATGAGTACGGAAGAGCAACCCTCAAGGACTTCACCGCAGGAACCTACACACTGGAAGTCACCAAACCAAACTACAACTCCTACAAAAAAGAAGTGACCTTCACCGAAGACTCCGCTGATGTCATCGTCGAACTCACGTATGCAATCGTCCCGCTGACCGTTCTCGTTGTTGACGGAAACAACCCGGTTACCGGAGCTGCGATCTACATTGACAACCTTGTTACCGGCATCACTGACGCAACCGGAAAGTTCACCAAAGACATGGAACCGGGAAAAACCATTCTGATAACCGCATCCAAAGACGGATACACCACACAGAGTGTCTCCTGGTCCATAACAGCCGGTCAGACCAACACCGTCACAATACCGATTTCCCAGAACTTCCCGGTCGCACTGGTCGGAGGAGTCATTGTAGTGATCATCATTGTCGTAGTCGTTGTATTCCTTGTGAAAGGAAAAGGAAAATCCGGCAACCGCGGCAGAAGAGGATCCTTCTAA
- a CDS encoding 50S ribosomal protein L2 → MGHRISTQARGKGGSTYRAPSHQYKAELKHFGSFTETVTATVVDIEHDPARHTPIAVVKINGKKEYVLITEGVGVGHEIAWGPEAKIENGNTLPLAAIPTGMAVCNIEARPGDGGKFVRASGVQAIVIGKSEGKVGVRMPSGKPKWFHEHCLATIGLVAGGGRGDKPVLKAGKQYHKMKTSATRWPRVRGVAMNVIDHPFGGGGHQHPGKPKTVARGTPAGKKVGHVAARRTGCRR, encoded by the coding sequence ATGGGACACAGAATCAGTACACAGGCACGTGGAAAGGGAGGTTCAACCTACCGCGCCCCGTCGCACCAGTATAAGGCAGAGCTGAAACACTTCGGTTCTTTTACCGAAACTGTCACCGCAACCGTTGTTGACATTGAACACGACCCAGCACGCCACACTCCGATTGCAGTGGTAAAGATCAACGGCAAAAAGGAGTACGTACTCATCACCGAGGGCGTCGGTGTTGGCCATGAAATTGCATGGGGACCTGAGGCAAAGATCGAGAACGGTAACACCCTTCCGCTTGCAGCAATCCCGACCGGTATGGCCGTCTGCAATATTGAGGCCCGCCCGGGAGACGGCGGCAAGTTCGTCCGTGCAAGCGGCGTTCAGGCTATTGTCATCGGTAAATCCGAGGGTAAAGTCGGCGTCCGCATGCCGTCCGGTAAACCGAAGTGGTTCCACGAGCACTGTCTTGCAACCATCGGCCTCGTAGCCGGTGGAGGACGCGGAGACAAACCGGTCCTGAAAGCAGGTAAACAGTATCACAAGATGAAGACCTCGGCAACCCGCTGGCCGCGTGTTCGCGGTGTCGCTATGAACGTTATCGACCACCCGTTCGGTGGTGGAGGACACCAGCACCCAGGTAAGCCAAAGACCGTTGCACGCGGAACCCCGGCCGGTAAGAAAGTCGGACATGTCGCAGCACGGAGAACCGGATGCCGGAGGTGA
- a CDS encoding tubulin/FtsZ family protein → MRALLIGLGGAGCRIVDTLNQHDERSGVRSVRSFVFDADQKTISEMQTIPQEDRFVLTPVDPIKEHNNRGTDFEVGNLASCFQRDGIEEIDAVFVCAGLGGRMAELVPTIVSQLNDAFPDPVFTILTLPGRNEGVKVSARASETLAEIRSVSQATILFDNETWFKRTEDEDSIKNVEEAKHKATIYEMFPVLNEMLARRVGLLLRAGEFNHKGVEAAEVVLDAGEVLNTLKEMDLVAIGYATEKLPTTWTNNMMKRIRVEKYLLEENQARTSRIVELAKQAVYREVSVPCDLTSSEKALVLIAGPSDELSMKGFQTVRKWIDRSIKGLEMRAGDYPVKSTQYVGVIIVLAGLENVPRVKELDEIRTIYENEQNKEYEEEEKTEKVPTIQVANDEVLFEDEMVMPIGINPAPAPEESGNDIFELEDFSEPENEEDIFQEEPQITQSPSYSPDDVFEEEDTYSIPQQEEDVFEDEIMVQPQQQYIQYPAPAGDDDVFEDVVRRVVPPPPPQQQYMYPPQYAPQYIQQPQPATIFDDSQPEIRPVIPKEKPKPKEMPKITIAGPKKQPQMTGSTIMMPKRQKKVDNVLAGMADVGGKDKPKDSDSVLSGKANVGGNGRPKETITTGVLEGSVTVGYQRPKETDGGVRMSGGQRPKETMVPGILEGSVRIGTQRPKETDGHIRMSGSQKPKETDGHIRMAGSQRPKETDGVVRGGSTQRPKEIGESAKVRDAQKPREVNKGIRVTSIPLPKNPAVKEIAKKSEKDKWL, encoded by the coding sequence ATGAGAGCATTACTCATCGGACTGGGCGGAGCAGGCTGTCGTATCGTCGATACACTCAACCAGCATGACGAGCGGAGCGGTGTCCGGAGTGTGCGATCCTTTGTGTTTGACGCAGACCAGAAAACCATCTCTGAAATGCAGACCATCCCGCAGGAAGACCGGTTCGTTCTCACGCCGGTCGATCCGATCAAAGAACACAACAACCGCGGAACCGATTTTGAAGTGGGAAACCTTGCAAGCTGTTTTCAGCGTGATGGCATCGAAGAGATTGACGCAGTATTCGTCTGCGCAGGCCTTGGCGGAAGAATGGCCGAACTGGTACCGACCATCGTATCCCAGCTCAACGACGCCTTCCCCGACCCGGTCTTCACCATTCTCACACTCCCCGGACGAAACGAAGGAGTAAAAGTATCTGCCCGGGCATCCGAAACGCTTGCAGAGATCCGCAGCGTATCTCAGGCAACCATTCTCTTCGACAACGAAACATGGTTCAAACGTACCGAAGATGAGGACAGCATCAAAAATGTGGAAGAGGCAAAACACAAAGCCACCATCTACGAAATGTTCCCGGTCCTCAATGAGATGCTTGCACGCCGGGTCGGCCTCCTGCTTCGTGCCGGAGAATTCAACCATAAAGGCGTTGAAGCCGCAGAAGTAGTATTGGATGCAGGAGAAGTGCTCAATACCCTCAAAGAAATGGACCTCGTTGCAATCGGCTACGCAACCGAAAAACTTCCCACCACTTGGACCAACAACATGATGAAACGCATCCGGGTGGAAAAATATCTGCTGGAAGAAAATCAGGCACGGACCTCCCGCATCGTTGAACTGGCAAAACAGGCGGTGTACCGGGAAGTATCCGTCCCCTGTGACCTCACATCCTCGGAAAAAGCCCTGGTGCTGATTGCAGGTCCCTCTGATGAACTGTCCATGAAAGGATTCCAGACGGTCCGCAAATGGATTGATCGCAGCATCAAAGGCCTTGAGATGCGGGCCGGAGATTATCCGGTCAAGTCGACCCAGTATGTCGGCGTGATTATTGTTCTTGCCGGTCTGGAAAATGTACCGCGGGTGAAGGAGTTGGACGAAATTCGAACCATTTACGAAAACGAACAGAACAAAGAGTACGAAGAAGAAGAAAAAACCGAGAAGGTCCCAACCATTCAGGTTGCAAACGACGAAGTTCTGTTCGAGGACGAGATGGTGATGCCGATAGGAATTAATCCCGCGCCCGCCCCGGAAGAGAGCGGAAATGACATCTTTGAACTGGAGGATTTCTCCGAACCGGAAAACGAAGAAGATATCTTTCAGGAAGAACCGCAGATAACGCAGTCCCCCTCCTATTCACCGGACGACGTGTTTGAAGAAGAGGATACGTACAGCATCCCGCAGCAGGAAGAGGATGTGTTTGAAGACGAAATCATGGTTCAGCCCCAGCAGCAGTATATCCAGTATCCTGCCCCTGCGGGTGACGATGACGTCTTTGAGGATGTGGTCCGGAGAGTCGTCCCACCCCCCCCGCCTCAGCAGCAGTACATGTATCCTCCCCAGTATGCCCCACAGTACATTCAACAGCCGCAGCCGGCAACAATCTTTGACGACTCTCAGCCCGAAATTCGGCCGGTGATCCCCAAGGAAAAACCCAAACCAAAAGAGATGCCGAAGATCACCATTGCCGGGCCGAAAAAACAACCACAGATGACCGGCAGTACGATCATGATGCCGAAACGGCAGAAAAAAGTGGACAACGTACTTGCAGGGATGGCAGATGTCGGCGGCAAAGACAAACCAAAAGACTCGGACAGTGTGCTTTCCGGAAAAGCAAATGTCGGTGGAAACGGCCGGCCGAAAGAAACGATAACAACCGGTGTTCTGGAAGGATCAGTCACGGTAGGATACCAGAGACCCAAAGAAACTGACGGGGGCGTCCGCATGTCCGGCGGTCAGCGTCCAAAAGAGACGATGGTCCCGGGCATTCTTGAAGGATCGGTGCGTATTGGTACGCAGCGGCCAAAAGAGACGGACGGGCATATCAGAATGTCCGGAAGTCAGAAGCCGAAGGAAACCGATGGACACATCAGAATGGCAGGTTCCCAACGTCCGAAAGAGACGGACGGAGTTGTGCGCGGCGGCTCAACACAGCGGCCAAAAGAGATCGGGGAATCTGCAAAAGTGCGTGACGCACAAAAACCCCGCGAAGTGAACAAAGGCATTCGGGTAACGTCGATCCCTCTGCCAAAAAATCCGGCGGTCAAAGAGATCGCAAAAAAAAGTGAGAAGGACAAGTGGCTGTAA
- a CDS encoding 50S ribosomal protein L22, whose product MARTEYSNKLTGDNIARAKANELGCSPKHAVEIAHLVRNMMADDAVAYLEQVIDLKRAVPFHRYARNVGHQKSLNGKTFGTAAGRYPVKAAAEYIRLIRSAQKNAEYAGLAPEKMVIVHAAANKGRCMKAIFPRAMGRATPKHRDTVNIELILREVQ is encoded by the coding sequence ATGGCAAGAACAGAATACAGTAACAAACTTACCGGCGACAACATCGCCCGTGCAAAGGCTAACGAGCTTGGATGCTCTCCGAAGCACGCAGTGGAGATTGCCCACCTCGTCCGTAACATGATGGCAGACGACGCAGTTGCATACCTTGAACAGGTTATTGATCTGAAGAGAGCAGTTCCGTTCCACCGCTATGCAAGAAACGTTGGTCACCAGAAGAGCTTAAACGGCAAGACCTTCGGCACTGCAGCCGGAAGATATCCGGTCAAGGCAGCCGCAGAGTATATCCGGTTAATCCGTTCCGCACAGAAGAATGCCGAGTACGCAGGTCTTGCTCCGGAAAAGATGGTTATCGTCCACGCCGCAGCAAACAAAGGCCGGTGCATGAAGGCAATCTTCCCCCGTGCAATGGGCAGAGCAACCCCCAAGCACAGAGATACCGTGAACATTGAGTTAATCCTCCGTGAGGTGCAGTAA
- the rpl4p gene encoding 50S ribosomal protein L4 has product MKANVKAINGLVLHEIELPAVFNEEFRPDLIKRAVLAFQSEQYQPYGANPYAGMRTSAEGWGSKRGESKIPRIKNGSRGAKVPQTKGGHPAHAPKVEKILVEKINKKEKAKAIRSAIAATVNTELVTARGHKFEGDAAIVVEDAFEALAKTAEVKKALIALGLGADLERAKNSRAIRAGRGKTRGRKYKQAKSVLIVTAVPGFTAGANLAGVDVMPVTSLNANVLAPGTHAGRLTVWTEAAVKKLGEA; this is encoded by the coding sequence ATGAAAGCAAATGTAAAAGCAATTAACGGTTTAGTTCTCCACGAGATCGAGCTTCCGGCAGTCTTCAACGAAGAGTTCCGTCCGGACCTCATCAAGAGAGCTGTCCTCGCATTCCAGAGCGAGCAGTACCAGCCGTACGGTGCAAACCCGTATGCAGGTATGAGGACCTCTGCAGAGGGCTGGGGTTCCAAGCGCGGCGAATCAAAGATTCCGCGTATCAAGAACGGATCCCGCGGTGCAAAAGTTCCGCAGACCAAAGGCGGTCACCCGGCACACGCACCCAAAGTCGAAAAGATCCTTGTTGAGAAGATCAACAAGAAAGAGAAGGCAAAGGCAATCCGCTCTGCAATTGCAGCAACCGTCAACACCGAACTCGTTACCGCCCGCGGTCACAAATTCGAAGGCGACGCAGCAATTGTTGTTGAGGATGCATTTGAAGCACTCGCAAAGACCGCAGAAGTCAAGAAGGCATTAATCGCCCTCGGACTTGGTGCAGACCTTGAGCGTGCAAAGAACTCCCGTGCAATCCGTGCAGGCCGCGGAAAGACACGCGGACGCAAGTACAAGCAGGCAAAGTCCGTCTTAATCGTCACCGCAGTTCCCGGTTTTACCGCCGGTGCAAACCTTGCAGGTGTCGATGTCATGCCGGTCACTTCTCTGAACGCAAATGTTCTGGCACCCGGAACTCACGCAGGCAGACTTACTGTCTGGACTGAGGCCGCTGTCAAGAAGCTCGGGGAGGCATAA
- the dcd gene encoding dCTP deaminase produces MLLSSSVIRARIADGTLGITPFAEESLQPASYDLRAADDTVMKAGELSLIATMEFVSLPADLAATLRGRSSFGRKGVLLGAGYIDPGFRGNLTLCMVNMGPEDIPVEKGTRIVQMLIHPVLGDVVNAYNGNYQDSYGVVQSKI; encoded by the coding sequence ATGTTGCTCTCATCCTCCGTAATTCGTGCACGCATCGCTGACGGAACACTTGGTATAACACCGTTTGCCGAAGAATCGCTCCAGCCAGCATCCTATGACCTCCGAGCCGCAGATGATACTGTTATGAAAGCGGGCGAGCTGTCCCTTATCGCGACAATGGAGTTTGTCAGCCTTCCCGCCGATCTCGCCGCAACGCTTCGCGGTCGCTCCTCCTTTGGCCGGAAAGGAGTGCTGCTCGGTGCCGGGTACATCGATCCGGGATTCCGGGGAAACCTCACGCTCTGCATGGTAAACATGGGACCGGAGGATATTCCGGTTGAGAAAGGCACCCGCATTGTACAGATGCTTATTCACCCTGTCCTTGGAGATGTGGTAAATGCGTATAACGGCAACTACCAGGACAGCTACGGTGTGGTACAATCAAAAATATAA
- a CDS encoding 50S ribosomal protein L23, translated as MALAHPLVTEKAMVLLENANQLSFIVRKDATKASVKAAMEKNFGKKVASISTMMTTKGAKKAIITFEEKNAAEEILSQLGIV; from the coding sequence ATGGCACTCGCACACCCGCTTGTTACAGAAAAGGCAATGGTTCTCCTGGAAAATGCCAATCAGCTTTCCTTCATCGTAAGAAAGGACGCAACCAAGGCATCCGTCAAGGCCGCCATGGAGAAGAACTTCGGTAAGAAGGTCGCATCCATCAGCACCATGATGACCACCAAGGGAGCCAAGAAGGCAATCATTACCTTCGAAGAGAAGAACGCTGCTGAAGAGATTCTCTCTCAGCTGGGAATTGTGTAA
- a CDS encoding F420-dependent methylenetetrahydromethanopterin dehydrogenase produces the protein MVVKVGVAKLGNIASGVMAELLLDERADREDMMTFMATSGTKLQKEDVDRVVTNLKAWQPDFAIVVSPNGVLEGPTGAREDLAAAGIPTIVITDDVTTKKEQFAALKESKFGYIIVKADSMIGARREFLDPIEMADYNGNLVKVLAVTGAFRKLQTELDKVIDQVKAGKKGDEIVLPKIVLNSDNSTKGEFNNPYALAKARAAYEVAQAVAGVNVKGCFMTKEWTDYVPIVASAHEMMRVAAMLCDEARELEKAGDSVIRKPHKKTGEIVSKVALISKPE, from the coding sequence ATGGTAGTTAAGGTAGGAGTTGCAAAGCTCGGTAACATCGCATCCGGTGTTATGGCAGAGCTTCTTTTAGATGAGCGTGCAGACCGTGAAGACATGATGACCTTCATGGCAACCTCTGGAACGAAACTGCAGAAGGAAGATGTTGACCGTGTCGTCACCAACCTGAAAGCATGGCAGCCGGACTTCGCAATTGTCGTATCCCCGAACGGAGTTCTCGAGGGACCGACCGGTGCACGTGAGGACCTTGCAGCAGCAGGTATCCCCACAATCGTCATTACTGATGATGTAACCACCAAGAAAGAGCAGTTTGCAGCACTGAAGGAGTCCAAGTTCGGATACATCATTGTGAAGGCAGATTCCATGATTGGTGCACGCCGTGAGTTCCTCGACCCGATTGAGATGGCAGACTACAACGGCAACCTTGTAAAAGTTCTCGCAGTTACCGGTGCATTCCGCAAGCTCCAGACCGAGCTTGACAAAGTCATTGACCAGGTAAAGGCAGGAAAGAAGGGCGACGAGATCGTTCTCCCGAAGATTGTCCTGAACTCTGACAACTCCACCAAGGGTGAGTTCAACAACCCCTATGCACTTGCAAAGGCACGGGCAGCATACGAAGTTGCACAGGCTGTTGCAGGCGTCAATGTGAAGGGCTGTTTCATGACCAAAGAGTGGACAGACTATGTCCCAATCGTTGCATCTGCACATGAAATGATGCGTGTTGCAGCAATGCTCTGCGATGAGGCACGTGAGCTTGAGAAGGCAGGCGACTCTGTCATCCGCAAGCCGCACAAGAAGACCGGTGAGATCGTCTCCAAGGTCGCTCTTATCAGCAAGCCTGAGTAA
- a CDS encoding 5,10-methylenetetrahydromethanopterin reductase, which translates to MTYGIEFVPGNVNVKQVVNYCKLAESKDIDYAWITNHYNNRHCYPVLTAVAQATTTLKMGPGIMNSFTDTPAGMASFACTLNEISDGRAVLGIGPGDLSTLPKLAIDPVKPVARLGEAIDQIRALCSGAEVKKSGLQFFDYDGAKLTGVTLPGKKGIPVYVGAQGPKVLELAGLKGDGALINASNPKDFDVAIPIIKAATEKVGKKNFDVGAYTALSIDKDEKKAKKAAKIVAAFIAAGSPEALLQRHGLDLANVAKIKDALARFDFGAVGGLVTDKEIEAFTICGTPDIIRQKCEDLTKAGVTQIIFGSPLGPDMTNSIRLLGKIM; encoded by the coding sequence TTGACTTATGGAATTGAGTTTGTTCCGGGAAACGTTAATGTTAAGCAGGTAGTTAACTACTGTAAGCTTGCAGAGAGCAAGGACATTGACTACGCATGGATCACCAACCACTACAACAACCGCCACTGCTATCCGGTTCTGACCGCAGTTGCCCAGGCAACTACGACCCTGAAGATGGGTCCGGGTATCATGAACTCCTTTACGGATACTCCGGCAGGTATGGCATCCTTTGCCTGCACGCTGAATGAGATCTCCGATGGTCGTGCAGTTCTTGGTATTGGCCCGGGCGATCTGTCCACCCTTCCGAAACTTGCAATTGACCCCGTAAAGCCGGTTGCAAGACTCGGTGAGGCAATTGATCAGATTCGTGCACTCTGCAGCGGTGCAGAAGTGAAGAAGTCCGGTCTGCAGTTCTTCGACTACGATGGTGCAAAACTGACGGGTGTTACTCTCCCAGGTAAGAAGGGTATTCCGGTCTATGTTGGTGCACAGGGTCCGAAAGTCCTTGAGCTTGCAGGTCTGAAGGGAGATGGAGCACTTATCAATGCATCCAACCCGAAGGACTTCGATGTTGCTATCCCAATTATTAAGGCGGCAACCGAGAAGGTTGGTAAGAAGAACTTTGATGTTGGTGCATACACTGCTCTGTCCATCGACAAGGACGAGAAGAAAGCAAAGAAAGCAGCAAAGATCGTTGCAGCATTCATTGCAGCAGGATCTCCGGAGGCACTGCTCCAGCGCCATGGTCTTGATCTTGCAAACGTTGCAAAGATTAAGGACGCACTTGCACGCTTCGACTTCGGTGCAGTCGGCGGCCTCGTTACGGACAAAGAAATTGAAGCATTTACCATCTGCGGTACTCCTGACATTATCCGCCAGAAGTGTGAAGACCTGACGAAAGCAGGTGTTACGCAGATCATCTTCGGTTCTCCGCTTGGACCGGACATGACGAATTCTATCCGCCTGCTCGGCAAGATTATGTAA
- a CDS encoding 30S ribosomal protein S19, with product MAKKTTKRMPKRREEYTYHGYNIEQLKAMSMEELLPIMPSAARRKVLRGFTRDEEDVRAKIAAGDGVRTHIRSMIILPEMVGKNVAIYSGKEFVNVEIPVEGVFHYFGEFALTRKKVSHGSAGIGATRSSKYVPLK from the coding sequence ATGGCAAAGAAAACTACTAAGAGAATGCCAAAGCGGCGAGAGGAGTATACCTACCACGGCTACAACATCGAGCAGCTCAAAGCCATGTCCATGGAAGAGCTTCTTCCGATTATGCCGTCAGCAGCACGCCGTAAGGTTCTTCGCGGATTTACCCGCGATGAAGAGGATGTTCGCGCGAAGATCGCAGCCGGTGACGGTGTGAGAACCCATATCCGCTCAATGATCATCCTTCCGGAAATGGTTGGCAAGAATGTTGCCATCTACTCCGGAAAAGAGTTCGTGAACGTTGAAATCCCGGTTGAGGGCGTGTTCCACTACTTTGGTGAGTTCGCTCTTACCCGCAAGAAGGTCAGCCACGGTAGCGCCGGTATTGGTGCAACTAGGTCGAGTAAGTATGTCCCGTTGAAGTGA
- a CDS encoding 50S ribosomal protein L3 — protein sequence MRTVRPRAGSLAYYPRKRAKSIVPKYQSWPEYNGQPTLQGFAGYKAGMTHVIMIDDHKKSPTEGKEIMVPVTVIEIPAMKVAAIRVYVKDTYGKHPLTEVWSEDVAALSGRITKAKAHNAAAATEKINAAMADVVEVMVLMYTQPDTITGVPKKVPDLMEIRVAGGSAQERFDYALSLLGTSVEMNSILSEGQFADITGITKGKGFQGAVKRFGICLRKRKHARTKKVRHIGTLGPWTPHHVRWQVPMPGQMGFQQRTEFNKRIIKLGDNPDDINPAGGFLHYGLVRGNYVLIKGSIPGPAKRLIRIRPATRMGEQKTIQTPVVEFVSLQSKQG from the coding sequence ATGAGAACTGTGAGACCGCGTGCCGGTTCCCTCGCATACTATCCTCGCAAGAGGGCCAAGAGTATTGTACCAAAGTACCAATCCTGGCCGGAGTATAACGGGCAGCCCACGCTTCAGGGATTTGCAGGCTACAAGGCCGGCATGACCCACGTCATTATGATTGACGATCACAAAAAGAGCCCGACAGAAGGCAAGGAAATTATGGTCCCGGTGACCGTCATCGAGATCCCGGCAATGAAAGTTGCCGCAATCCGCGTCTATGTCAAAGACACCTACGGCAAACACCCGCTTACCGAAGTCTGGTCTGAGGATGTTGCCGCACTTTCCGGTAGAATCACCAAAGCAAAGGCACACAACGCCGCTGCAGCAACTGAAAAAATCAACGCTGCGATGGCCGATGTTGTCGAAGTTATGGTTCTGATGTACACCCAGCCGGATACTATCACCGGTGTCCCGAAAAAGGTTCCTGATTTAATGGAAATCCGTGTTGCCGGCGGCAGCGCACAGGAACGCTTTGACTATGCACTTTCTCTTCTTGGCACCAGCGTTGAGATGAACTCCATTCTCTCCGAGGGTCAGTTTGCTGACATTACCGGAATCACCAAAGGAAAGGGATTCCAGGGAGCTGTCAAAAGATTCGGTATCTGCCTCAGAAAGAGAAAACACGCAAGAACCAAGAAAGTACGGCACATTGGTACTCTTGGTCCGTGGACTCCGCACCACGTTCGCTGGCAGGTTCCGATGCCCGGTCAGATGGGATTCCAGCAGCGCACGGAGTTCAACAAGAGAATCATTAAACTCGGTGACAACCCTGACGACATCAACCCCGCAGGTGGATTCCTCCACTACGGTCTTGTCCGCGGAAACTACGTCCTGATTAAAGGTTCCATTCCGGGTCCGGCAAAACGCCTGATTCGTATTCGTCCCGCAACCCGCATGGGTGAACAGAAGACCATCCAGACTCCTGTTGTTGAGTTTGTGAGTCTCCAGAGCAAGCAGGGGTGA